The following coding sequences are from one Triticum dicoccoides isolate Atlit2015 ecotype Zavitan chromosome 4A, WEW_v2.0, whole genome shotgun sequence window:
- the LOC119284180 gene encoding probable carboxylesterase 2 yields the protein MAGEDVDTKSSASAPAAVTNDAWAALQWAASLSDPWLASYADTARTFLAGDSAGGNIVYQTAVRASHEVNDDMMNIAGLIMVHPYFWGANRLPSELAWADDSEGAAAVFPPYGVDRLWPFVTAGQAGNDDPRIDPPASEISSLACRRVLIAVAGKDTLRERGLDMAASMLDHDAPWPWMMQGRREVTVVESEGEDHGFHLYSPLRATSKRIMGSIVEFINQQPNSSPANPMVLGVPTTPFKDVFGYGMAMKSWGTRSSLASNSATYLKIGRVGPSNKISVLLPMPAGNARHKRPFSAAVPWSCVINFF from the exons atggctggcgaggatgtCGACaccaagtccagtgcttctgctcctgctgctgtcac caacgacgCGTGGGCCGCGCTCCAGTGGGCGGCGTCCTTGTCCGACCCGTGGCTGGCCAGCTACGCCGACACTGCACGCACGTTCCTGGCCGGCGACAGCGCCGGCGGCAACATCGTTTACCAGACCGCAGTCCGCGCCAGCCACGAAGTCAACGACGACATGATGAACATTGCGGGCCTGATCATGGTGCACCCTTACTTCTGGGGAGCCAATCGGCTGCCCTCGGAGCTCGCGTGGGCGGACGACAGCGAGGGTGCCGCGGCGGTGTTCCCACCGTACGGGGTGGACCGGCTGTGGCCATTCGTCACGGCCGGCCAGGCCGGCAACGACGACCCCCGAATCGATCCTCCGGCCTCGGAGATCTCATCGCTGGCTTGCCGCCGCGTGCTCATCGCCGTTGCCGGCAAGGATACTCTGCGGGAGCGCGGCCTCGACATGGCGGCCAGCATGCTTGATCACGACGCGCCGTGGCCTTGGATGATGCAGGGGCGCCGCGAGGTGACGGTGGTGGAGTCGGAGGGCGAGGACCACGGCTTCCACCTCTACAGTCCGCTGAGGGCCACCAGCAAGAGGATCATGGGGAGCATCGTGGAGTTCATAAACCAGCAGCCCAACTCGTCGCCTGCTAATCCTATGGTGCTTGGAGTGCCGACGACGCCGTTCAAGGACGTGTTTGGGTATGGCATGGCCATGAAGTCCTGGGGCACACGCTCCAGTCTCGCTAGTAACAGTGCTACTTACCTGAAAATTGGAAGGGTTGGGCCATCCAACAAAATCTCAGTTCTACTGCCGATGCCTGCTGGTAACGCTCGTCACAAACGTCCATTTTCTGCTGCTGTTCCGTGGAGTTGTGTGATCAACTTTTTCTAG